In Apodemus sylvaticus chromosome 7, mApoSyl1.1, whole genome shotgun sequence, the sequence GTAGAAATCCTGTTGAGCTTGGGGAAATATaagcaggagaaagaagagaaggtaaTGAAAAAGAATGAGCAACTCATTGGAGACAGGGCTCTGGGACGTGCCACTGGTTTGATTAAACTGTGATTCTCTTCAAggttttcttcacagcaattttTACATCTTTGTTCTGGAGACTGTAAATGAGAGGATTCAGCATGGGCACAAGACATGTATAAAACACTGTGAGAAATTTTCCCTGGCCCACAGTCTCAGCAGAAGATGGCTTGACATAAGCAAGCAGCCCAGATCCATAAAAAAGACTAACAGTAATGATGTGGGACCCACAAGTGCCCAAGGCTTTGGACCAACCCTTACCTGAAGACATATGAAGGATATTGAAAAGGATCAGAGCATAAGAGATTAAGATGAGGAGACTACATAAAATGATAGCTGTACCCACCACAGCAGAGCTCACAAGCTCATTGACATAGATGTTACTGCAGGAGATCCAAAGGAGAGGGAAGATGTCACACATGTAGTGGTTGATGAGGTTGCTATTGCAAAATTTTAGCCTAAACATTAAGCCTGTGAGGATCATGGCACTAGCAAAACCCATCAAATATGACATAAACATCAGAAGACAACAGATCCTAGGTAACATGATAGCCTTGTACAGTAAAGGCTTACAGATGGCCACGtagcgatcataggccatggCTGTCAGCACATAACTCTCAGAGTTCacaaagaagcagaagaaaaacaGCTGAGTCATACATCCTTTGAAGGATATGATGTTCTTCTCTAAAAAAAACTTCATCAACATTTTGGgggtaaagacaaatgagtaaCAAAAATCAATAAAGGACAGATTGAAGATGAAAAAGTACATAGGGGTATGAAGGTTCGAATTCAAGAAAATGAGACTCATTAAGCTTAAGTTTCCCACCATTGTGGCTGTGTAGTTCAGCAAAAACAGAGCAAACAGGGGCAACTGGAGTTCAGGTTGGTCTGTCAGTCCCATAAGAATAAATTCAGACACTGAAGAatcattttctgtagccatttgCTTCATGGATAGCCTCTGTAAGAATATAAGGTTATATTACCAAGCAATTTATCTTTGACTCCAGAGGGATAAGCTTAAATTATTGGCTTTTAAATTATTGGCTTTTAATTAGTGTCAAAGGGGCATACAGCAAATCATACAAAGATCTGCAACTATTCATGTCAACTCTGTGGAGCCCTTATTTCCTCTCTATCCTCATAAAAAATGTGTGTATCTATGCAGAAGGCATGCATTTTTAATGTAGTTCCATCCCTTTCCTTATTGGTTACTATTTACTGACAATTAAAACTGAAGAGAGTAATGCATAAGGACATTTATGCAGCATTCATAATTTTCATAAATTTCAGTTTCAATATACATAGTCAGGACAAGGAAAGTTTTGTGCTTACCTTTGTTCACCTGGAGCGTCTTTGCTCTTTGGATTTCTTAGAACCTTTCTCCTTACTGTACTGAGAGGACCAATcattcaataatttaaaaaaaaagttgtaggTATCAACAAACATATGTTTATGAATTCCAAGCAGAGGTACACATGGAATTTCTGTTTGAAATTTTCTCCACAAATTTCATTTCACATACACAAATTAAATAGCAATCTTATGTAAGTCTCTAAAACTTTGTCTCAGTCAAATAAGAATATGTATTCCAAAGCCAAGAATTCTGAGAAAATTCATTAGGATTGCAAGAAATTATTCTCTTCTTTATGATTTTCTCTCTATTGGATGTGTGTCTGGAGAGTCTTAATTAGTAAATTGTGCTTGCATTCAGTGCCATTTCAGTGAAAGGGGAAATTAGATTCAGTGCCATTTCAGAACTAACATTGGATCTTTGGAGATTCAAAGTTCTAGTCAATTTGTTACTTCCCTCAAGGGATACCTAATCCCTTTGTCAGAGTTATGAGTGCTCCTCTTTGTCTTTTTCCTCCGTGCTTTGTGTATTAGTGAggtttctctagagtcacagaacttacagATATTCTCTATATAACTAAGGACATTtattatgatgacttacagtctgtagtgtAACTCCCCAActatggtcagctgtgaatgggaagtcaaGACATCTAGtaattgctcagtcccacaagtcTAGTAGATTATAAGAGATGTGCTGGCAATAAATTCAAGaaggcaaagaagaaaaaaatcttcattcttCCAacgtccttatgtaggtctccaacagaagCCTAGGCctagattaaaggtatgtaccaccactcctGTATTTGGGACTTGTtttagcccaggttagccttgaactcagagtctcCTGGAATTCATAGCTAGTATGcctcaaggtctccatgccaagaccTAGGTCAGAAACATATATCTCCCAACCTCAAAAGTTGGATCATAGGttagccttccaattctagattgtcgTTCATTCCTAATATACTCACATTGATAGCTTGGAATAACCATTACAATCCTCCcttgtcaacttgccacaaatAGTATCTCATGTCAAAGTGAAATAATAACAAGGTCACAAATATGGCTAagatgatataactattcctcttAACAATCACAAATggatttgtaaatttacaatgggccAATGTGCTTTGGGAACACTCTTTTAGTATCTCAACTTAAATACCAATTGGtgttaaagaaattggaagaaagcacaaatagctatacaaatgtgttcttaacaaaacaaagcaggaacGTTCACATTACTTTATAATTCTCCTTTCTGCAACTGATTACATGGCCTTACACCGATAATTATAGCTACCTTCTTTTACtgcccattctgtatttcctccatactctgcaagcacctcagcaggtcttggctcttttcctagAGAAGTAGTACATACTTTCATTCCTGaagggtctgtgtcctttgtcatccttcTTGGCTTGGGCTGTTGTaatttcccattgactttaatcacagcacaTGTTAATACTAAGAGATGCCTAAGAAATCTCCTGTACTCAAAACATAATCTTTCTTACCTcatggagaggcaatccaatttccccctGTTAAtatggatctatcacccctccaaACACTTTTATTCCTTTGTTAGCCTGTTTCTTTAAGAGCTTTGCAAGCCCAAAATGACCGGGGGGGGGTGTATCTTCTCTTCCAGTTCAGTAGAATGCTTGTTGTGGCTTCTGGTAGGACCACTCCTGCTCTATAAccaaacttctaggccagcagaacctaggattgtggggacaggaagtaaAACTTTTCTAGAGGGTCGCTAGGGGTGATAGTAAGTGGACACTTTTCCatcccttgattcctggacccatgaaTCCTgactatgggagaaactgtaccaaaTATCAGATGCTGTTTCAAAGCATATACTACCTTATGAAGAACTTTACCCCTGCCCTCCATGATGCTGCCACCTATTGACTCTGTAACTTTATCTTCAAAAAGCCATTCCATCTTTTTaccagaccagctgcttcaggatgatggggaacatggtaaaaCCAGTGGATTTCATGATTATAGGGCCCACTGTCTCACTTCTCTAACTGTGAATTGAGTTTCTTAGACAGAAGCAATCATGGATGGAATATCATGA encodes:
- the LOC127690071 gene encoding olfactory receptor 143-like; protein product: MKQMATENDSSVSEFILMGLTDQPELQLPLFALFLLNYTATMVGNLSLMSLIFLNSNLHTPMYFFIFNLSFIDFCYSFVFTPKMLMKFFLEKNIISFKGCMTQLFFFCFFVNSESYVLTAMAYDRYVAICKPLLYKAIMLPRICCLLMFMSYLMGFASAMILTGLMFRLKFCNSNLINHYMCDIFPLLWISCSNIYVNELVSSAVVGTAIILCSLLILISYALILFNILHMSSGKGWSKALGTCGSHIITVSLFYGSGLLAYVKPSSAETVGQGKFLTVFYTCLVPMLNPLIYSLQNKDVKIAVKKTLKRITV